A DNA window from Ornithobacterium rhinotracheale DSM 15997 contains the following coding sequences:
- the hemL gene encoding glutamate-1-semialdehyde 2,1-aminomutase: MRYQRSSALFKEAQEVLPGGVNSPARAFKSVGGTPVFVERAKGAYLYDVDGNDYVDLINSWGPMILGHAHPAVTQAIIEQTEKGTSFGTPTELETEIADLVVNNVPNLDKIRFVNSGTEACMSAIRLARGYTNREKIIKFEGCYHGHSDSFLIEAGSGLATFGKPNSPGVTQGTARDTLLATYNDIESVKNIFSENEGQIAAVIIEPVAGNMGCVPPRDFFLEELRKVCTQNGALLIFDEVMTGFRLDFGGAQKLFNIDADIVTYGKVIGGGLPVGAFAGRKEIMDYLAPLGPVYQAGTLSGNPLAMRGGLTTLELLIKSPEKYDELEETSLKIAEGINKILIEKGIAHSINLVGSMMTLFFSEEEIVNFETAKTAHNENFNKFFHYMLKKGVYLPPSSFETWFIGMAIGDKEIDRILSAVQSFEL, encoded by the coding sequence ATGAGATATCAACGAAGTAGTGCATTGTTCAAAGAAGCACAAGAAGTATTGCCAGGTGGAGTAAATTCGCCTGCGAGAGCTTTTAAATCCGTGGGCGGAACTCCCGTATTTGTGGAAAGAGCCAAAGGAGCGTATTTGTATGATGTAGATGGTAACGACTATGTAGATTTAATCAACTCTTGGGGACCGATGATTTTGGGGCATGCCCATCCAGCTGTAACGCAAGCCATCATTGAGCAAACCGAAAAAGGAACTTCTTTTGGCACACCGACAGAATTAGAAACAGAAATCGCTGATTTGGTGGTGAATAATGTGCCAAATTTAGATAAAATCCGTTTTGTAAACTCAGGAACCGAGGCTTGTATGAGTGCGATACGCTTGGCAAGAGGTTATACCAATCGCGAGAAAATCATCAAGTTTGAAGGCTGCTACCACGGGCATTCAGATAGTTTCTTGATCGAGGCAGGAAGTGGTCTAGCTACTTTTGGTAAACCTAATAGCCCAGGCGTTACACAAGGTACGGCTAGAGATACTCTGCTTGCCACGTACAACGATATCGAGAGCGTAAAAAATATTTTCAGTGAAAATGAAGGGCAAATCGCTGCCGTGATCATAGAACCCGTAGCAGGAAATATGGGTTGTGTGCCACCACGCGACTTTTTCCTTGAAGAATTGAGAAAAGTGTGTACTCAAAACGGTGCACTTTTGATTTTTGATGAGGTGATGACAGGGTTCCGCTTGGATTTTGGTGGTGCGCAAAAATTGTTTAACATCGATGCAGATATCGTAACTTATGGTAAAGTAATCGGAGGGGGCTTGCCAGTAGGTGCCTTTGCGGGGCGCAAAGAAATTATGGATTATTTAGCACCGCTAGGTCCTGTGTATCAGGCGGGAACTCTCTCGGGGAATCCACTCGCTATGCGAGGCGGATTGACAACGCTTGAACTTTTGATTAAATCGCCAGAAAAATACGACGAATTAGAAGAAACAAGCCTTAAAATTGCCGAAGGAATCAATAAGATTTTAATCGAAAAAGGCATAGCACACAGCATTAATTTAGTGGGATCGATGATGACACTTTTCTTCTCTGAAGAGGAAATTGTAAATTTTGAAACAGCTAAAACTGCACATAATGAGAATTTCAATAAATTTTTCCATTATATGTTGAAAAAAGGTGTATATTTGCCTCCTAGCTCTTTTGAGACATGGTTCATAGGAATGGCGATTGGCGATAAAGAAATCGATAGGATTCTTTCAGCCGTTCAGTCATTTGAACTATAA
- a CDS encoding glucosaminidase domain-containing protein, producing MKKLFLAFALVAFATTSFAQDRDVEYVKKYALLAVQEMNRYQIPASITLAQGIIETAGGQSRLAEQAFNHFGIKCKENWTGGRIYHDDDARGECFRKYNKVEDSYRDHSKFLAERPYYKKLFELPLTDYRAWAYGLRKAGYATNPRYAQMLISKIEKLNLDAFDKLNPNADEVYTKLVSLYGNVNKKDILGYNVSETYVAATPAPEKTPQVVAVPPSQNVQREKQKVQQLSERKATPAPKAKLTKNRIKRHANRREYIVVNPGETIFQVARAYNISERKLLKYNDLSAPNKLKAGQNLFLCNKRNRGMQKTYRVQRGDNMYLISQKMGIKLNSLYRKNRMKPGEEPQVGEILYLRSKKPRN from the coding sequence ATGAAAAAACTTTTTTTAGCCTTTGCATTAGTGGCGTTTGCGACTACAAGCTTTGCACAAGACCGCGATGTGGAGTATGTGAAAAAATATGCACTTCTTGCAGTGCAAGAAATGAATAGATATCAAATCCCTGCAAGTATCACCTTGGCACAAGGAATTATTGAAACCGCGGGTGGGCAATCTAGATTGGCAGAGCAAGCGTTCAACCACTTTGGGATTAAGTGTAAAGAGAATTGGACAGGCGGAAGAATTTACCACGACGACGATGCGCGTGGCGAATGCTTTAGAAAATATAACAAAGTAGAGGATAGCTATCGCGATCACTCCAAATTTTTAGCAGAGCGTCCTTATTACAAAAAACTATTTGAATTGCCACTCACCGATTACCGTGCTTGGGCATATGGACTTAGAAAGGCAGGCTACGCGACCAATCCTCGCTATGCACAAATGCTAATTTCAAAAATCGAAAAATTAAATTTAGATGCATTTGATAAATTAAATCCCAATGCCGATGAAGTTTACACAAAACTTGTTTCGTTATACGGAAATGTGAATAAAAAAGACATTTTAGGCTACAATGTGAGCGAAACTTATGTGGCTGCAACGCCTGCACCAGAAAAGACTCCACAAGTAGTCGCCGTGCCGCCAAGCCAAAATGTTCAGCGTGAGAAACAAAAAGTGCAACAATTATCTGAAAGAAAGGCGACACCTGCACCGAAGGCTAAATTAACCAAAAATAGAATTAAACGCCACGCCAATCGCAGAGAATACATCGTGGTGAATCCAGGTGAAACCATCTTCCAAGTGGCGAGAGCCTACAACATTAGCGAAAGAAAATTGCTTAAATACAACGATCTCTCGGCTCCTAATAAATTAAAGGCAGGGCAAAATCTATTCCTTTGCAACAAAAGAAATCGAGGTATGCAAAAGACTTACCGTGTACAACGAGGCGATAATATGTATTTAATCTCTCAAAAAATGGGCATTAAATTAAATAGCCTTTATCGCAAAAACAGAATGAAACCAGGCGAAGAGCCACAAGTGGGAGAAATTTTATATCTTAGAAGCAAGAAACCAAGAAATTAA
- a CDS encoding 1-aminocyclopropane-1-carboxylate deaminase/D-cysteine desulfhydrase, giving the protein MSKNPLVIQIPAAPIVEIQHEILQNRQVSLHLLREDLNHPLIQGNKFRKLKYNLIEAHAQGHQTLLTFGGAYSNHIHATAAAGKAFGFKTIGVIRGDELKNKPRNATLKEAEQMGMKLHFVTRKDYRRKSQDYFIDDLHDLFGDFYLVPEGGTNDFAIKGCEEILHAGTQDFDYIACAMGTAGTFTGILKSSNPHQKVLGFPALMDCEFLLETVKKYTDKTNYEIINAFHFGGFGKFNRDLISFVNDFKENQKVQLEPLYTGKMLFGILDLVEKGYFQPESKILAVHTGGLQGIKGFNERFKNKYNIDF; this is encoded by the coding sequence ATGAGCAAAAATCCTTTAGTAATTCAAATTCCCGCGGCGCCCATTGTGGAGATTCAGCACGAAATTTTGCAGAACCGCCAAGTGTCCTTGCATTTGTTGAGAGAGGATTTAAATCATCCGCTCATTCAAGGCAATAAGTTCAGAAAATTAAAATATAACTTAATCGAGGCACATGCGCAGGGGCATCAAACTTTATTGACTTTTGGTGGGGCTTACTCTAATCATATCCATGCTACGGCAGCGGCAGGCAAGGCGTTTGGGTTTAAGACCATTGGCGTTATCCGTGGAGATGAGCTGAAAAACAAGCCGAGAAACGCCACGCTCAAAGAAGCTGAGCAAATGGGCATGAAATTGCATTTTGTAACGCGCAAAGATTATCGCAGAAAAAGCCAAGATTATTTCATCGATGATTTGCACGATTTATTTGGGGATTTTTATTTGGTGCCCGAGGGCGGAACCAATGATTTTGCCATCAAGGGCTGCGAGGAGATTTTGCATGCGGGTACACAAGATTTTGATTATATCGCTTGTGCCATGGGAACGGCAGGAACATTTACGGGGATTTTAAAATCAAGCAATCCGCACCAGAAAGTGCTTGGTTTTCCTGCACTTATGGATTGCGAATTTTTGCTCGAAACCGTGAAAAAATATACAGATAAAACAAATTATGAAATTATTAACGCATTTCACTTCGGTGGATTTGGTAAATTTAATCGAGATTTAATTAGTTTTGTCAACGATTTCAAAGAAAACCAGAAAGTCCAGCTAGAGCCACTCTATACGGGCAAAATGTTGTTCGGGATTTTGGATCTTGTAGAAAAAGGTTATTTCCAGCCCGAGTCTAAAATTTTAGCCGTGCATACAGGTGGGCTTCAGGGGATAAAAGGTTTTAATGAAAGATTTAAAAACAAATACAATATAGACTTTTAA